The following proteins are co-located in the Vigna unguiculata cultivar IT97K-499-35 chromosome 9, ASM411807v1, whole genome shotgun sequence genome:
- the LOC114164826 gene encoding mitochondrial carrier protein MTM1: protein MASEKIERTAIEMNNEDTNLREHSSPPPPPSQKSSKTQNLGITERSFSAAGAAFFSVIIANPLDVAKTRLQAQAAGVAYSHPLSNMTSRMACFGPNMMFADLRCSPSCHRAGIQGTVSICPPECFRYKGTLDVINKIIHQEGVGKLWRGTNAGLVLAVPTVGIYLPCYDILRNWLEDFTAKNAPTTVPYVPLVAGSLARSLACATCYPIELARTRMQAFKVTQIDKKPPGVFQTLLGVMSHVKSTNHPQSNLRGYRLLWTGMGAQLARDVPFSAICWSTLEPTRRKLLSFARHDEANVFSVVGANFGAGFLAGTIAAGVTCPLDVAKTRRQIEKDPMKALKMTTRQTLMDVWRDGGLKGLFAGFGPRVCRLGPSVALVISFYEVVKFGLHRQHYNTSS, encoded by the exons ATGGCTTCGGAGAAAATCGAGCGAACTGCAATTGAAATGAACAATGAGGATACAAATTTGAGGGAACattcttctcctcctcctcctccatcGCAAAAATCATCCAAAACTCAAAATTTGGGAATCACAGAAAGATCTTTCTCTGCTGCAGGCGCCGCCTTCTTTTCAGTCATCATTGCCAATCCCCTCGATGTTGCCAAG ACAAGGTTGCAAGCACAAGCAGCAGGGGTTGCATATTCTCATCCACTCAGTAATATGACTAGTAGAATGGCTTGTTTTGGCCCAAATATG ATGTTTGCTGATTTAAGGTGTTCTCCATCATGCCACCGGGCTGGAATCCAAGGAACAGTGTCCATCTGTCCTCCTGAGTGCTTTCGTTACAAAGGAACACTGGATGTCATCAACAAAATTATCCATCAG GAGGGAGTTGGTAAGCTGTGGAGAGGCACAAATGCTGGCCTGGTTCTTGCAGTACCAACT GTGGGAATCTACCTTCCTTGCTATGACATTTTACGCAATTGGTTGGAGGATTTCACAGCTAAAAATGCTCCAACTACAGTTCCTTATGTACCGTTAGTGGCTGGTTCATTGGCGCGCTCTCTAGCTTGTGCAACTTGCTATCCTATTGAACTTGCTAGAACTCGTATGCAG GCATTTAAAGTAACTCAAATTGATAAAAAGCCTCCTGGAGTGTTTCAGACACTGCTTGGTGTTATGTCGCATGTCAAAAGCACAAATCATCCACAAAGTAATT TGCGAGGTTATCGTCTTTTGTGGACTGGCATGGGAGCTCAACTTGCTCGTGATGTACCCTTCTCTGCCATTTGTTGGTCCACACTTGAACCA ACTAGAAGAAAACTTCTTAGTTTTGCTAGACATGATGAGGCTAATGTGTTTAGTGTTGTTGGAGCAAATTTCGGAGCTGGTTTTCTTGCTGGAACTATAGCAGCTGGAGTTACATGTCCTTTAGATGTTGCAAAGACTCGAAGGCAGATAGAG AAGGATCCTATGAAGGCATTGAAAATGACTACGAGACAAACATTAATGGATGTGTGGAG aGATGGAGGCTTGAAAGGATTGTTTGCAGGTTTTGGTCCACGAGTTTGTCGATTAGGGCCTTCTGTTGCATTAGTGATTTcgttttatgaagttgtcaagtTTGGTCTGCATCGTCAACACTACAACACATCATCATGA